One Gadus chalcogrammus isolate NIFS_2021 chromosome 22, NIFS_Gcha_1.0, whole genome shotgun sequence genomic window carries:
- the c22h6orf62 gene encoding uncharacterized protein C6orf62 homolog: protein MGDPTSRRNQTRNRLRAQLRKKRESLADQFDFKIYIAFVFKDKKKKSALFEVAEVVPVMTNNYEENILRGVRDSSYSLESSIELLQKDVVQLHAPRYQSMRRDVIGCTQEMDFILWPRHDIEKIVCLLFSRWKGAEDEPFRPVQAKFEFHHGDYEKQFLHAVGRKDKAGMVMNNPNQSVFLFMDRQHLQTPKTKATVFKLCSLCLYLPQDQLTSWGVGEIEDHLRPYMPD from the exons ATGGGGGACCCAACCTCGAGAAGGAATCAAACAAGGAATCGACTACGTGCTCAGCTGCGAAAGAAACGAGAATCTCTGGCTGATCAGTTTGACTTCAAGATCTATATCGCCTTCGTATTCAAAGACAAG AAAAAGAAGTCTGCACTTTTTGAGGTGGCAGAAGTGGTGCCAGTGATGACAAACAACTATGAAGAAAACATCCTCAGGGGTGTGCGGGATTCCAGCTACTCCCTCGAAAGCTCTATAGAACTCCTGCAAAAGGACGTTGTGCAGTTGCATGCCCCCAGATACCAGTCAATGCGCAGG GATGTGATAGGTTGCACACAGGAGATGGATTTCATCCTTTGGCCACGCCATGACATTGAGAAGATCGTCTGTCTGCTGTTCTCCAGATGGAAAGGGGCGGAGGACGAGCCCTTCAGGCCTGTTCAG GCCAAGTTTGAGTTTCATCATGGCGACTATGAAAAGCAGTTCTTGCATGCTGTGGGCCGTAAGGACAAGGCTGGGATGGTTATGAACAACCCCAATCAGTCTGTATTTCTCTTCATGGATAGACAGCACCTGCAG ACTCCTAAAACCAAGGCAACTGTTTTCAAGTTGTGCAGCCTCTGCCTATACTTGCCCCAGGACCAGCTGACCAGCTGGGGTGTTGGAGAGATAGAGGACCACCTCCGCCCATACATGCCTGACTAA